One Acutalibacter muris DNA window includes the following coding sequences:
- a CDS encoding helix-turn-helix domain-containing protein: MSNFLRTSCSGAKNFFPLPNAIFTLGLSAGELTVYAYLMFCEDRKSYQCWPSYKTIGRAVGMSENTVRKYVRELEYKTLILTEPTKYESESGQVRNGNLIFTILPIYGAVKYHNECQTSR; the protein is encoded by the coding sequence ATGAGTAATTTCTTGAGAACGTCATGCAGCGGAGCAAAGAATTTCTTTCCTCTGCCTAACGCTATTTTCACTTTAGGATTGTCAGCAGGTGAACTGACTGTCTACGCCTACCTCATGTTTTGTGAGGACAGAAAGTCGTATCAGTGCTGGCCAAGCTACAAAACTATTGGCAGAGCGGTGGGCATGAGCGAGAACACTGTGCGGAAATATGTGCGGGAGTTGGAGTACAAAACGCTCATACTGACGGAGCCTACAAAGTACGAATCTGAGAGTGGGCAGGTTCGGAATGGCAACTTGATTTTCACGATCCTCCCCATTTATGGGGCAGTCAAGTACCACAACGAGTGCCAGACATCAAGGTAG
- a CDS encoding helix-turn-helix domain-containing protein gives MVQSKFKSYDELPLFLNAKTVAEILGISVAGAYELLHQEDFPVLRIGSRLVVPKEKFLSWVESQTGGNAI, from the coding sequence GTGGTTCAATCAAAGTTCAAAAGCTATGATGAACTGCCACTGTTTCTCAACGCGAAAACAGTGGCAGAAATTTTGGGGATTTCAGTTGCGGGGGCCTATGAGTTGCTGCACCAGGAAGACTTTCCTGTGCTGAGAATCGGTTCGCGCCTGGTGGTTCCCAAGGAGAAATTTCTTTCGTGGGTCGAGAGCCAAACAGGAGGTAATGCAATATGA
- a CDS encoding DUF6076 domain-containing protein, producing MADYLFYTYFEDGREYFVYKDLTFERSHKKEKDFPFLESLLRFTYLDIWPMEGLFKEMDKALLNFYRERDFDSQAAVMSTLEELAKKHIYFEFLRLDWQSRFRNAEHHPDDVQEILPHKQLRHIPSDLDTLQKQIMRLFEDVLDIDDVKKKPVQEKLQAYLDKEKRESLYAYQFRPISTTYERTGNGTFTEVLHPTSLSDLVEFSLRECVKREQRMRICSYCGKYFAIPRRNTAEFCNLTVDENGHTCREVGAVKRWAEKKNSDELFKEYRREYKKRFNWIKAGKISPGAFYAWSATAKGTRDECAAGKMDFDDFKEWLAKS from the coding sequence ATGGCTGACTACCTGTTCTACACCTACTTTGAAGATGGCCGCGAATATTTCGTCTACAAGGATTTGACGTTTGAGCGCTCGCACAAAAAAGAAAAGGACTTCCCATTTCTGGAAAGCCTTTTGCGGTTTACCTATTTGGACATCTGGCCGATGGAAGGTCTGTTTAAGGAAATGGACAAGGCTCTGCTGAATTTCTATCGGGAACGCGACTTTGATTCGCAGGCTGCTGTGATGAGTACTCTGGAGGAGCTTGCAAAGAAGCACATCTACTTCGAGTTTTTGCGTCTCGACTGGCAGTCACGGTTCCGCAATGCGGAGCACCATCCTGACGATGTTCAAGAGATTCTCCCGCACAAGCAGCTGCGGCACATCCCCAGCGACCTGGACACTCTGCAAAAACAAATCATGCGCCTGTTCGAGGACGTGTTGGACATCGATGACGTCAAGAAGAAACCTGTGCAAGAAAAACTACAAGCTTACCTTGATAAGGAGAAAAGAGAATCACTCTATGCCTACCAGTTCAGACCGATCTCTACCACCTATGAGCGAACCGGCAACGGTACTTTTACCGAGGTGCTGCACCCAACCTCTCTTTCCGACCTAGTGGAGTTCTCCCTCCGCGAGTGCGTCAAGCGTGAACAGCGTATGCGTATCTGCTCCTACTGCGGCAAGTATTTTGCGATTCCACGGCGCAACACGGCGGAGTTCTGCAATCTGACGGTTGACGAGAACGGGCACACTTGCAGAGAAGTCGGCGCGGTAAAACGCTGGGCGGAGAAGAAAAATTCAGACGAGCTGTTCAAGGAGTACCGTCGGGAGTACAAGAAACGCTTTAACTGGATAAAGGCCGGGAAGATAAGCCCCGGAGCGTTCTATGCTTGGAGCGCCACGGCAAAGGGCACGCGTGACGAGTGCGCTGCTGGTAAGATGGACTTTGATGACTTCAAGGAGTGGCTGGCGAAATCGTAA
- a CDS encoding sulfite exporter TauE/SafE family protein: MTELVMLLVCLIASGLGSVAGFGGGVIIKPVLDALNVLPVSTISFLSGCTVLAMSVVSLLKSRGNGVKLQIRTTMPLAAGAAVGGLIGKWLFELIKSSADENVLGLCQSALLLALTVLVWIYTVKRDCLPSYRLENLQVCGLAGLGLGMVSSFLGIGGGPMNVALLFLLFSMDAKTAAKNSIFIILFSQAASLASALCQQNVPYFAWHQLTLMVAGGVGGALLGAAMSRRMDNRAVERLLMALMLIILIVNGYNIFHFAFGRG; this comes from the coding sequence ATGACCGAACTCGTAATGCTTTTGGTATGCCTGATTGCCTCAGGGCTCGGCTCTGTGGCAGGCTTTGGGGGCGGGGTTATTATTAAGCCGGTGCTGGATGCGTTGAATGTCCTCCCAGTGTCTACAATCAGCTTTTTGTCAGGCTGTACGGTACTGGCAATGTCCGTAGTGTCACTTCTAAAAAGCCGGGGTAATGGGGTAAAACTGCAGATCCGTACCACTATGCCATTGGCCGCGGGAGCGGCCGTAGGCGGACTGATAGGAAAATGGCTGTTTGAACTGATAAAATCCAGTGCGGACGAGAATGTGCTGGGACTCTGCCAGTCGGCGTTGTTGCTGGCTTTAACGGTGCTGGTGTGGATCTATACTGTCAAGCGGGATTGCCTACCATCATACCGTTTGGAAAATCTGCAGGTATGCGGATTGGCGGGCCTGGGGCTTGGAATGGTATCGTCCTTCCTTGGTATCGGGGGCGGGCCGATGAATGTAGCGCTACTGTTTCTGTTGTTCTCAATGGATGCAAAAACGGCGGCGAAGAACTCAATTTTTATCATACTATTTTCACAGGCGGCCAGCTTAGCCAGTGCTCTATGCCAACAGAACGTGCCATATTTCGCTTGGCACCAGTTGACCCTGATGGTTGCAGGAGGTGTAGGCGGCGCTTTGTTAGGAGCGGCTATGAGCAGGCGGATGGATAACCGGGCGGTTGAGCGATTGTTGATGGCGCTGATGTTGATTATCCTTATAGTTAATGGGTACAATATTTTTCACTTTGCTTTTGGGAGAGGGTAA
- a CDS encoding anaerobic sulfatase maturase, giving the protein MPSLSLLIKPSSGGCNMRCQYCFYHDEQVNRETFSYGFMSEETLEILIKKALEYATVQCTFGFQGGEPTLRGLDFYHKVVELQKRYNVHNVQISNAIQTNGMLIDNRWAKFLHDNHFLVGLSLDGTKNVHDGNRLDLEGRGTFNRVLQAAQKLSAHKVDFNVLTVVTNLTADSITKIYNFYRRSDLLYQQYIPCLDPLEAERGVSSYFLTPEKYAKFLKILFDLWYRDVTQGKFIYIRYFENLVGMLMGHRPESCGLSGQCAIQNVIEADGSVYPCDFYCLDQWKLGNIREQDFRELIESETARRFLTEGRSENEKCRGCRFGSVCRGGCRRDREPLDGSENYFCMAYKEFFGYALPRLQEMARTIQKAEMERFR; this is encoded by the coding sequence ATGCCCTCGTTAAGCCTGCTGATAAAGCCCTCCTCCGGCGGGTGCAATATGCGCTGCCAATACTGTTTCTATCACGACGAGCAGGTGAATCGAGAGACATTTTCTTATGGCTTTATGTCTGAAGAAACACTGGAAATACTTATAAAGAAGGCTCTGGAATATGCTACGGTTCAATGTACCTTTGGTTTCCAGGGGGGAGAGCCTACGCTTCGCGGGCTTGATTTTTACCATAAGGTCGTGGAGCTACAGAAAAGATACAATGTACATAATGTGCAGATTTCTAATGCGATACAGACCAACGGTATGCTGATTGACAATAGATGGGCAAAGTTTTTGCATGACAACCACTTTTTAGTGGGACTCTCCCTGGATGGAACCAAGAACGTACACGACGGCAACCGTTTGGATCTGGAGGGCAGGGGTACCTTTAATCGGGTACTGCAGGCGGCCCAAAAGCTCTCAGCACATAAGGTGGATTTCAACGTGCTTACGGTAGTCACAAATCTCACGGCGGACAGTATTACCAAAATTTACAATTTTTACCGACGCTCTGATCTGCTTTACCAGCAGTATATCCCATGTTTAGATCCGCTGGAGGCGGAGCGAGGCGTTTCATCGTACTTCCTGACTCCGGAGAAATACGCTAAGTTCCTGAAAATCCTGTTTGACCTGTGGTACAGAGATGTGACCCAGGGAAAGTTCATATACATCCGCTATTTTGAGAACTTGGTGGGTATGCTGATGGGCCATAGGCCGGAGAGCTGTGGGCTTTCTGGGCAGTGCGCAATACAAAACGTGATTGAAGCAGACGGCTCTGTATACCCATGTGATTTCTACTGCCTGGATCAATGGAAGCTTGGAAATATCCGGGAGCAGGACTTTCGGGAGCTCATTGAATCTGAAACGGCAAGGCGGTTTCTGACAGAAGGCCGTTCAGAGAACGAGAAGTGCCGGGGGTGTCGGTTTGGTTCTGTCTGCCGGGGAGGCTGTAGGCGGGATCGGGAGCCGTTGGATGGGTCCGAGAATTACTTTTGCATGGCTTATAAGGAGTTCTTCGGATATGCGTTGCCAAGGTTGCAGGAGATGGCACGGACAATTCAAAAAGCGGAAATGGAGAGATTCAGATGA
- a CDS encoding sulfatase family protein, giving the protein MSKKPNLIYVFADQLRWNSLGCHGDALAQTPGIDAFSERSLELCNAVSGHPVCAPYRASLFTGKYTTSTGMVINEIRMNTNHRCFAHVLNDGGYETAYIGKWHMYAAELGNHYDPKNSYIPKGPDRLGFDGLFAGYNFHHNYYGAAAYYHLNSPEKHYVSGYEPDAQTDMAIECLKDLKEGEKPFALFLSLGTPHDPWVPENVPGEYLDRFRDTEFTLPENYLPDNDPHADDWAKLSPRERKELTEWMRVYYAMTANLDSNISRLLEEIRRMGLDENSIIIFTSDHGELFGAHGRRAKNIFYEEAVRVPFFMRYKAAGLTGGSSDICLNTVDIMPTLLTMMGLPVPSEVEGQDYSKALLGQGGAEPEGALMMGTGATAAWEDGHEWRAFRTKEYTYAVYKSDGQELLFDNIHDPMQMKNLINAPGYAHIAEELREKMLAEMKKISDTFESSSYYEKNWVEDRLIIRTATLAERGAKCPR; this is encoded by the coding sequence ATGAGTAAGAAGCCTAACCTGATCTATGTTTTTGCGGACCAGCTTCGCTGGAACAGCCTAGGGTGCCACGGAGATGCACTGGCTCAGACACCAGGTATTGACGCCTTCTCGGAGCGGAGTCTTGAGCTGTGCAACGCAGTGTCCGGCCATCCTGTATGTGCGCCGTATCGGGCTAGCTTATTTACCGGCAAGTATACGACCAGTACTGGCATGGTTATCAACGAGATACGCATGAACACCAACCACCGCTGTTTCGCCCATGTGCTTAATGACGGCGGGTATGAAACAGCATATATCGGAAAGTGGCATATGTACGCCGCAGAACTCGGCAACCACTATGACCCCAAGAACTCATATATACCGAAAGGCCCAGACCGTCTGGGCTTTGACGGACTGTTCGCCGGGTACAATTTTCACCACAATTATTATGGCGCCGCAGCCTACTACCATCTGAACAGCCCGGAAAAGCACTATGTTTCCGGCTATGAGCCTGACGCCCAGACGGATATGGCCATTGAGTGCCTGAAGGACTTGAAGGAAGGGGAGAAACCCTTCGCACTCTTCCTGTCCCTTGGTACGCCTCACGACCCCTGGGTTCCCGAGAATGTGCCCGGAGAGTACCTTGACAGGTTCCGTGATACGGAGTTTACCCTGCCTGAAAACTATCTCCCGGATAACGACCCTCATGCGGACGACTGGGCCAAGCTCTCTCCAAGGGAGCGGAAGGAGCTTACGGAGTGGATGAGGGTCTACTATGCAATGACAGCAAATCTGGACAGCAATATAAGCAGACTGCTGGAGGAGATACGACGCATGGGGCTGGATGAGAACAGTATCATTATATTCACATCTGACCACGGCGAGCTGTTTGGGGCCCACGGCCGTCGGGCGAAGAATATCTTCTATGAGGAGGCTGTCAGGGTACCCTTCTTCATGCGCTATAAGGCCGCCGGACTGACAGGTGGGAGCAGTGACATCTGCTTGAACACCGTAGATATTATGCCGACACTTCTTACCATGATGGGCCTGCCAGTACCCTCTGAAGTGGAAGGGCAGGATTACAGCAAGGCACTTCTGGGGCAAGGCGGGGCAGAGCCGGAGGGCGCGCTGATGATGGGAACCGGGGCCACTGCCGCCTGGGAGGACGGTCACGAGTGGCGGGCATTCCGGACTAAGGAGTACACATATGCTGTGTACAAGTCCGACGGGCAGGAGCTGCTTTTCGATAATATTCACGACCCAATGCAAATGAAAAACCTGATAAATGCCCCGGGGTATGCGCATATAGCAGAGGAACTTAGAGAGAAAATGCTTGCCGAGATGAAAAAAATCAGCGATACCTTTGAAAGCTCCAGCTATTATGAAAAGAATTGGGTTGAGGATCGCCTGATTATTCGGACGGCGACACTTGCAGAAAGGGGTGCCAAATGCCCTCGTTAA
- a CDS encoding ABC transporter permease has translation MLVPGMIYLLLFNYVPMYGVTIAFKDFMASKGIMDSPWVGMEHFERIWRSPDFLPILWNTLSLSLYQLLVTFPLPIIISLLINACASKRFGKFIQNVTYAPYFISVVVLVGMMNIMFSPTGVFNVIIEQFGGTPQLFMGEPKFFRHMFVFSAVWQTTGWSSIIYLAALSSVSPELHEAAMIDGASKFKRLLHIDFPSILPTAVIILTLNAGKIMSLGYEKAYLMQNSLNIGVSEILSTYVYKKGLLDVDYSFSAAVGLFNNIINLILLFTVNQASKKFTDSSLW, from the coding sequence ATGCTGGTTCCCGGAATGATCTATCTGCTCCTGTTCAACTATGTCCCTATGTATGGCGTGACCATCGCCTTCAAGGACTTTATGGCAAGCAAAGGCATCATGGATAGTCCGTGGGTGGGAATGGAGCACTTTGAACGCATCTGGCGTTCCCCAGACTTTCTTCCTATTCTATGGAACACTCTTTCCCTCAGCCTATATCAACTGTTGGTCACTTTCCCACTTCCTATTATAATCTCACTGCTCATTAATGCATGTGCAAGCAAGCGGTTCGGGAAGTTCATCCAGAACGTCACCTATGCTCCCTACTTCATCTCCGTGGTGGTGCTGGTGGGTATGATGAACATTATGTTCTCCCCCACAGGCGTGTTCAACGTCATCATCGAACAGTTTGGCGGAACCCCACAGCTATTTATGGGTGAACCAAAATTTTTCAGGCATATGTTCGTATTCTCCGCCGTATGGCAGACCACAGGCTGGAGTTCCATCATCTATCTGGCGGCCCTTTCCAGCGTCAGCCCCGAGTTGCATGAGGCGGCAATGATAGACGGCGCAAGTAAGTTTAAGCGCCTGCTTCATATTGACTTTCCGTCTATTCTGCCGACTGCCGTAATTATCCTGACACTTAACGCCGGAAAAATCATGAGCCTTGGCTATGAGAAGGCTTACCTTATGCAGAACTCCCTGAATATCGGCGTATCGGAAATACTTTCCACCTATGTATATAAGAAGGGTCTTCTGGACGTGGACTACAGTTTTTCTGCGGCGGTAGGACTGTTTAACAACATTATCAATCTAATACTGCTGTTCACTGTCAATCAGGCATCGAAGAAATTCACGGACTCCAGTCTGTGGTGA
- a CDS encoding carbohydrate ABC transporter permease — protein MTTTRNHNKIRSTRADKAFDIVNYLFLGIIGLVTLYPLYFVLIASISEPDAVNSGQVILYPRGFSLEGYERLFEDIRIWLGYRNTVIYTVAGTALNLLITLITAYPLSRRDLAGKKFFLFFFLFTMFFNGGLIPTYLQVCNLGLYNTPLVLIILGAISVYNMIIAKSFFENTISLDLQEAAEIDGCGSFRFFVSIALPLSKALIGVLVVYYAIGHWNEYFNALIYVSNKELQPLQMVLREILIQNSTIEMAMDESMLEEMLRRERYANLIKYGIIVVASVPMLCVYPFVQKYFAKGVMLGSTKG, from the coding sequence ATGACAACCACAAGAAATCATAACAAAATCCGGAGCACCAGGGCTGATAAGGCATTCGATATAGTCAACTACCTTTTTCTGGGAATTATCGGGCTTGTAACTCTGTATCCACTGTATTTCGTCCTGATTGCGTCTATCAGCGAACCAGACGCCGTAAACAGCGGGCAGGTAATCTTGTACCCCAGAGGTTTCTCCCTAGAAGGCTACGAGCGCCTGTTTGAGGATATACGCATCTGGCTTGGGTACCGCAACACAGTCATCTATACAGTGGCCGGCACAGCCCTGAACCTGCTGATAACCCTGATAACCGCCTATCCTCTTTCCAGGCGGGATCTTGCCGGGAAAAAGTTCTTCTTGTTCTTCTTCCTGTTTACCATGTTCTTCAACGGCGGACTTATACCTACATATTTGCAGGTATGTAATCTGGGGCTTTATAATACGCCGCTGGTGCTGATTATACTGGGCGCCATAAGTGTCTATAATATGATAATCGCCAAATCTTTTTTCGAGAACACCATTTCCCTCGATTTGCAGGAGGCCGCGGAAATTGACGGCTGTGGGAGTTTTCGGTTCTTTGTGAGCATTGCTCTCCCACTCTCTAAGGCTCTTATCGGCGTGCTGGTAGTGTACTATGCAATAGGGCACTGGAACGAATATTTCAACGCCCTTATCTATGTTTCCAATAAGGAGTTGCAGCCTCTGCAGATGGTCCTCAGGGAGATTCTCATACAGAACTCCACCATTGAGATGGCCATGGACGAAAGTATGCTGGAGGAAATGCTCCGCCGGGAGCGGTATGCCAATCTTATTAAGTACGGCATTATCGTGGTCGCTTCCGTCCCAATGTTGTGCGTATATCCGTTTGTGCAGAAATACTTTGCCAAAGGGGTTATGCTAGGTTCTACCAAAGGATAA
- a CDS encoding extracellular solute-binding protein encodes MKGKKVLSLVLAIILIVSALSACGGTPSGSSGESSKESSSPDSSSAGSSSESSEPQSTGTEPGTFPISEEPITLRIMVPHQASQSTSLNDLEMIKEYEEMTNVHVEWDEVSAQAYEEKYKLVLASNDLPDAFGAGFGYDGSIIYRYAQEGLIIPLEDLIDSSTVNMKKWFNEREDFRKLSTYPDGHIYAIPSIDENQNIRMGSFLIANHTFLDKLEMEVPSSLTEVEEYLRAATSQDLNGDGKNEIGLSFAKRDPNGITRMFSMFGVSWEPRTYLHYTGEGDFVFAPIMDETRKALEYFHTWYADGLIDPEIFTQDGSQLRAKGADQGVALGIGDTYPDMNGNNAEKNEYHIIPAPTMQDGNPGLWYRDGYIPGYSANQFFITNVNEHPAETLRYIDYWMDNNEKALTNRFGPEDYSWKWLDKENGVWTETATIPSGETRNMENSTLYCTWGTGIPYWCFGDFWGQKEITVENALERGAAIRESYIKVATPGLPSITYEEAENKEALTIKTDLFKYVDSEIANFLTNGVTDNSWDAFVKKCSNLQADRWVELYSTYYNEMYAE; translated from the coding sequence ATGAAAGGCAAGAAAGTTCTATCCCTGGTTCTGGCGATAATTCTTATCGTTTCAGCACTGTCTGCATGCGGCGGCACACCCTCCGGTTCCTCCGGAGAGAGCTCTAAAGAGAGCTCAAGCCCTGATTCAAGCTCTGCCGGCAGTTCGTCAGAGTCCTCAGAGCCCCAGTCCACCGGCACCGAGCCCGGAACCTTCCCCATCTCAGAGGAGCCCATCACTCTGCGCATTATGGTGCCCCACCAGGCATCTCAGAGCACTTCCCTCAATGACCTTGAGATGATCAAGGAGTACGAAGAGATGACGAACGTGCACGTCGAGTGGGACGAGGTCTCCGCACAGGCCTACGAGGAGAAGTACAAGCTGGTACTGGCCTCCAACGACCTGCCCGACGCCTTTGGCGCCGGTTTTGGCTATGACGGTAGCATCATATATCGCTACGCCCAGGAAGGTTTGATTATTCCCTTGGAGGACTTGATTGACAGTTCCACTGTCAATATGAAAAAGTGGTTTAACGAGCGTGAGGATTTCCGCAAGCTCAGCACCTATCCTGATGGCCATATCTATGCCATCCCCTCCATTGACGAGAATCAGAATATACGTATGGGCAGTTTCCTGATTGCCAACCATACCTTCCTGGACAAGCTGGAGATGGAAGTCCCCTCAAGCCTCACAGAGGTAGAGGAGTATCTGCGGGCCGCAACCTCACAGGATCTGAACGGCGACGGCAAGAATGAGATAGGCCTTAGCTTCGCCAAAAGGGATCCTAACGGCATAACCCGTATGTTCAGTATGTTCGGCGTCTCCTGGGAGCCCAGAACTTACCTGCACTATACCGGCGAGGGCGATTTTGTGTTTGCCCCCATTATGGATGAAACAAGAAAAGCTCTGGAATACTTCCACACCTGGTATGCCGACGGACTTATCGACCCCGAGATATTCACGCAGGACGGCTCTCAGCTTCGTGCAAAGGGCGCTGACCAGGGCGTAGCCCTGGGTATCGGCGACACGTACCCTGATATGAATGGCAATAATGCAGAGAAAAACGAATACCATATTATTCCGGCTCCTACCATGCAGGACGGCAATCCCGGCCTGTGGTATCGCGACGGCTATATTCCGGGCTACAGCGCAAACCAATTCTTTATCACCAACGTAAATGAGCACCCTGCCGAAACTCTCCGGTATATTGACTACTGGATGGACAATAACGAGAAGGCCCTTACCAACCGTTTCGGCCCCGAGGACTACTCCTGGAAATGGCTGGACAAGGAAAACGGCGTATGGACCGAAACCGCGACTATACCCTCCGGCGAGACTCGCAACATGGAGAACTCCACCCTCTACTGCACATGGGGCACCGGCATCCCCTACTGGTGTTTCGGCGACTTCTGGGGACAGAAGGAAATCACCGTTGAGAACGCCTTGGAGCGCGGCGCGGCCATACGCGAGAGCTATATCAAGGTCGCAACTCCAGGTCTGCCAAGTATAACCTATGAAGAGGCCGAGAACAAGGAAGCACTGACCATCAAGACCGACCTATTCAAGTATGTGGACTCTGAGATTGCCAATTTCCTTACCAACGGCGTGACAGACAATTCCTGGGATGCCTTTGTCAAAAAGTGCTCCAACCTCCAGGCCGACCGCTGGGTAGAGCTCTACTCAACCTATTATAATGAGATGTACGCCGAGTAA
- a CDS encoding sulfatase family protein, with the protein MNILWFCTDQQRFDTLGCYGNPYVKTPNLDRLAQMGVRFTRAYPQSPVCAPSRASFLTGRYPRTCGVRQNGQDMPPQELLVTKLLQGNGYTCGLSGKLHISACNQATGRAKEPRIDDGYDYFKWSHHPSEEGSGGNWPTNDYTMWLTSQGIEYSSKPLEKCKYVEEGMPEQYHQTTWCVDCAIEYMRSAKAYGKPWLFSVNVFDPHHPFNPPTEYLDRYLEKFDNIPLPNYIPGELAHKPIFQTKDHGGAYDTAGNYSFDPMCEKDHRYLRAAYWAMIDLIDAQFGRLLDYLDKSGQMEDTLIIFTSDHGESLGDHGIYLKGPYFYECNVHVPLIIAWPGKIPAGQVSEALVELIDLAPTICDAAGIEKAPGMQGRSLWPMLTGQADLDHFRDSIYCEYYNSNIKHRNPLAFDTMVFDGRYKLVKVHDRDKQMECHGELYDLHEDPGETRNLYEDPAYLSVKAEMLALMCDRMAETCDPLPVRQACW; encoded by the coding sequence ATGAACATTCTTTGGTTTTGCACCGACCAGCAGCGCTTTGACACCCTGGGCTGCTATGGTAACCCATATGTGAAAACGCCAAACCTGGACAGGCTTGCCCAGATGGGCGTGCGTTTCACCAGGGCGTACCCACAGTCGCCGGTATGCGCCCCCAGCCGTGCGAGCTTCCTCACCGGCCGCTATCCCCGCACCTGCGGCGTGCGGCAGAACGGGCAGGATATGCCCCCCCAGGAGCTTCTTGTGACAAAGCTTTTACAGGGGAACGGCTATACCTGCGGACTTTCCGGCAAGCTGCATATATCCGCCTGCAATCAGGCCACGGGCCGGGCTAAAGAGCCCAGGATAGACGACGGCTACGACTATTTCAAGTGGTCCCACCACCCCAGCGAGGAGGGTTCCGGCGGCAACTGGCCCACCAACGACTATACCATGTGGCTGACATCCCAGGGCATAGAATACAGCTCAAAGCCGCTTGAGAAGTGCAAGTATGTAGAGGAGGGCATGCCGGAGCAGTACCATCAGACCACCTGGTGCGTGGATTGCGCCATAGAGTATATGCGGAGCGCCAAAGCCTATGGGAAGCCCTGGCTGTTCTCTGTGAATGTGTTCGACCCCCATCACCCCTTCAATCCGCCAACAGAGTATCTTGACCGCTACCTTGAAAAATTTGACAACATCCCCCTGCCCAACTACATACCAGGAGAGTTGGCGCATAAGCCCATTTTCCAGACAAAGGATCACGGGGGTGCATATGATACTGCCGGGAACTACTCCTTTGATCCCATGTGCGAAAAGGATCACCGCTACCTTCGGGCCGCTTACTGGGCCATGATCGATCTGATAGACGCTCAGTTCGGCCGACTGCTGGACTATCTTGATAAGAGCGGCCAGATGGAGGACACGCTTATCATCTTTACCTCCGACCACGGCGAGAGCCTTGGAGACCATGGAATATACCTGAAGGGTCCGTATTTCTACGAGTGCAATGTCCATGTGCCGCTTATTATTGCCTGGCCCGGGAAAATACCTGCTGGCCAGGTATCAGAGGCATTGGTGGAACTTATTGACTTGGCCCCAACTATCTGTGACGCGGCAGGTATAGAAAAAGCCCCCGGAATGCAGGGGCGCTCCCTCTGGCCCATGCTCACCGGGCAGGCAGATCTGGACCATTTCCGCGACAGCATATACTGTGAATACTATAACTCCAATATTAAGCACCGGAACCCCTTGGCTTTTGACACCATGGTGTTCGACGGGCGTTATAAGTTGGTAAAAGTCCACGACAGGGACAAGCAGATGGAGTGCCATGGAGAACTGTATGACCTCCACGAGGATCCTGGCGAGACTCGTAATCTCTATGAGGATCCGGCGTACCTCTCTGTTAAAGCCGAGATGCTTGCCCTGATGTGCGACCGTATGGCTGAAACCTGCGACCCGCTCCCGGTGCGTCAGGCCTGCTGGTAA